The Lepisosteus oculatus isolate fLepOcu1 chromosome 4, fLepOcu1.hap2, whole genome shotgun sequence genome window below encodes:
- the fezf2 gene encoding fez family zinc finger protein 2 encodes MASSLPLETVMSCPRHETRNGASVAPKALAFSIERIMSKTSEPKSSLDEQHGADLSEGRKMVSLCSPIPCMIPIQPLSYDLQAKALMNYSEFWKANFRGTICSSAAMCKSNCGMCCKTDSGFMHSLLPSARVIKPQVIHQTLAMPANGSLYYFNYLDSSYHPSDLLSGHFFSSSIVNSPSQTSLTAHQKLILLENAKLASSAAEKFPTPQYPHKEHLPGQLDQIVKENHGLTSEKNGVKAHSKLSNNSSDGKPKNFTCEVCGKVFNAHYNLTRHMPVHTGARPFVCKVCGKGFRQASTLCRHKIIHTQEKPHKCNQCGKAFNRSSTLNTHIRIHAGYKPFVCEFCGKGFHQKGNYKNHKLTHSGEKQYKCTICNKAFHQIYNLTFHMHTHNDKKPFTCATCGKGFCRNFDLKKHMRKLHDNNGTSIAASNEHSRGVQG; translated from the exons ATGGCGAGTTCTCTTCCTTTAGAAACAGTGATGTCCTGCCCGAGACACGAGACCAGGAATGGAGCCTCCGTTGCCCCAAAGGCGCTGGCCTTCTCTATTGAAAGAATTATGTCAAAGACTTCGGAACCAAAAAGCTCCTTAGACGAACAGCATGGAGCTGATCTCTCAGAAGGCAGAAAGATGGTCAGTTTGTGCTCACCTATACCTTGCATGATCCCTATTCAGCCTTTAAGCTACGACCTGCAAGCCAAGGCGTTAATGAACTATTCCGAATTTTGGAAAGCTAACTTCAGAGGGACAATCTGCAGTTCGGCCGCCATGTGCAAATCTAACTGTGGTATGTGCTGCAAAACAGACTCGGGTTTTATGCATTCCTTATTGCCGAGCGCCAGGGTGATCAAGCCTCAAGTAATTCATCAAACACTGGCAATGCCAGCCAACGGGTCTctctattattttaactatttggaTTCTTCGTATCACCCGTCGGATCTCCTAAGCGGACATTTTTTCTCTTCCAGCATAGTAAATTCGCCGTCACAAACTTCGCTCACCGCGCATCAGAAATTAATTCTGCTGGAAAACGCCAAACTTGCGAGCTCGGCGGCGGAGAAGTTTCCCACACCGCAATACCCACACAAAGAACACCTCCCTGGACAACTGGACCAAATAGTGAAGGAAAATCACGGCTTGACTTCGGAAAAAAACGGAGTAAAAGCGCACAGTAAACTCAGCAACAATTCCTCAGATGGGAAACCTAAAAATTTCACTTGCGAAGTCTGCGGCaag GTGTTCAATGCGCATTATAATTTAACCCGTCACATGCCGGTGCACACGGGAGCCAGGCCCTTCGTGTGTAAAGTCTGTGGGAAGGGTTTTCGTCAAGCCAGCACGTTGTGTCGACACAAAATCATACACACACAG GAAAAACCTCACAAATGTAATCAGTGTGGAAAAGCCTTTAACCGAAGTTCTACGTTAAATACCCACATACGGATACATGCTGGGTATAAACCTTTCGTTTGCGAGTTTTGTGGGAAAGGTTTTCATCAGAAAG gaaactaCAAGAACCACAAACTAACTcacagtggagaaaaacaaTACAAGTGTACAATTTGCAACAAAGCCTTTCACCAGATTTACAATCTGACTTTCCACATGCACACTCACAACGATAAGAAACCGTTCACTTGTGCAACTTGCGGGAAAGGCTTCTGTAGGAACTTTGATTTGAAGAAACATATGAGAAAACTTCACGACAACAACGGCACTTCTATAGCTGCATCGAACGAACACTCAAGAGGGGTTCAAGGCTGA